From one Thermodesulfobium sp. 4217-1 genomic stretch:
- a CDS encoding spermidine synthase, translating to MNNSENCTLSVINKIVQNDCHNLCVEDVIFTGRSKFQKVFIVKNSVFGKILILDDKIQSAQIDEFIYHEALVQPAMIAHPEPKKVAILGGGEGATLREVLRHPCVTRVDMIELDDLVVEISKKYLQEWCSDSFEDPRTNLVIQDAKKFMFELDSHMRYDVIIVDLTDPLDDSPAKFLFTKEFMSLLKSRLSERGILIYQAASITPYFDNAHIAVNHTAKEVFKIVNSYCAHVQSFDETWGFVWASDYFNPLEGIEKIDEVLARRNIETRFYDSQTHMHSFSLPKYLRSHLKEQIIILSDSSPLPEKIIRSKI from the coding sequence TTGAATAATAGCGAAAATTGTACACTTTCTGTTATAAACAAAATTGTACAAAATGATTGTCATAATTTGTGCGTTGAAGATGTGATTTTCACTGGTAGATCTAAATTTCAAAAGGTTTTTATAGTAAAAAATTCTGTTTTTGGTAAAATTTTGATCCTTGATGACAAGATTCAGAGCGCTCAGATTGATGAATTTATTTATCATGAGGCTTTAGTTCAGCCTGCGATGATCGCTCATCCTGAACCAAAAAAGGTGGCTATTCTCGGTGGCGGTGAAGGGGCTACCTTAAGAGAGGTTTTAAGACATCCTTGTGTTACAAGGGTCGATATGATAGAACTCGACGACCTAGTAGTAGAAATTAGCAAAAAGTATTTACAAGAATGGTGCAGCGATTCTTTTGAGGATCCCAGGACGAATCTTGTTATTCAAGATGCAAAAAAATTTATGTTTGAGTTAGACAGCCATATGCGCTACGACGTTATAATAGTTGATTTGACCGATCCATTGGACGATAGTCCTGCAAAATTTCTTTTCACAAAAGAGTTTATGAGTCTCTTGAAGAGCAGGCTCTCAGAAAGAGGCATTTTGATATATCAGGCTGCCTCAATTACTCCATATTTTGATAATGCTCATATAGCTGTAAACCATACGGCTAAGGAAGTTTTTAAAATTGTAAATTCTTATTGCGCCCACGTTCAATCATTTGACGAAACATGGGGTTTTGTTTGGGCATCTGACTATTTCAACCCGCTTGAAGGAATTGAGAAGATAGATGAAGTTTTAGCCAGGAGAAATATTGAAACAAGATTTTATGATAGTCAGACTCATATGCATTCTTTTTCTCTTCCAAAATATTTAAGGTCTCATTTAAAAGAGCAAATTATTATTCTAAGCGATTCATCTCCATTGCCCGAAAAAATAATAAGGAGCAAAATTTAA